A stretch of the Musa acuminata AAA Group cultivar baxijiao chromosome BXJ2-7, Cavendish_Baxijiao_AAA, whole genome shotgun sequence genome encodes the following:
- the LOC135616119 gene encoding leucine-rich repeat extensin-like protein 4, which translates to MQRLRLPMALVFLQVFTPKSSAFVGMGGGGVWFNGRGGSTTETRSSYPQDPNGNREYTALQAWRSAMTEDPYGILESWLGPDVCFYRGVFCSYAPEVPIFASFRVVSGIDLNHANLEGSLVKELALLDHLSFLHLNSNRFSGTVPDSFRELHYLSELDLSNNRFSGPFPTSTLLIPNLIYLDLRFNSFSGEVPDELFVKDLDAIFLNNNQFGGQIPMTLWASPASVITLANNQFSGSIPFNFGYMSSRIREVLFLNNKLTGCIPEGVGYLTDVEVLDLSFNSLAGHLPSSLSCLSEVEVLNIAHNQLSGELPELVCDLRSLANLTVAYNFFSGFSLDCARLFFRNVWFDFSGNCIPGSDMQRPPPECMGIPGGGLSCLRIPSTRPLACAGSMGQRDGMNRVPYTFPSLP; encoded by the coding sequence ATGCAGAGACTCAGGTTACCTATGGCCCTTGTTTTTCTACAGGTATTCACTCCAAAATCCTCAGCATTCGTTGGGATGGGTGGTGGTGGAGTCTGGTTCAATGGTAGAGGCGGTAGCACCACCGAAACACGATCATCCTACCCTCAAGATCCCAATGGCAACAGAGAGTACACAGCTCTTCAAGCTTGGAGATCAGCCATGACGGAGGACCCATATGGGATCCTTGAAAGTTGGCTTGGCCCTGATGTCTGCTTTTATAGAGGTGTATTTTGCTCATACGCGCCTGAAGTCCCCATCTTTGCATCCTTCAGAGTGGTCTCAGGAATAGATCTCAACCATGCCAACCTCGAAGGTTCCTTGGTGAAGGAGCTCGCCCTGCTCGACCACCTCTCCTTTCTCCACCTCAACAGCAACAGGTTCTCAGGCACAGTCCCGGACTCCTTCAGAGAGCTCCACTACCTCTCGGAGCTGGATCTCAGCAACAACCGGTTCTCAGGCCCCTTCCCCACTTCCACGCTCCTCATCCCAAACCTCATCTACCTGGACCTCAGGTTCAACAGCTTCTCCGGCGAAGTCCCGGATGAGCTCTTCGTGAAGGACTTGGATGCCATTTTCCTCAACAACAACCAGTTCGGAGGTCAGATCCCGATGACCCTTTGGGCCTCCCCGGCCTCCGTCATCACCCTCGCTAACAATCAGTTTTCTGGGTCCATTCCATTCAACTTCGGATACATGAGCTCCAGGATCAGAGAGGTTCTCTTCCTCAACAACAAGCTGACAGGCTGCATTCCAGAGGGGGTCGGATATCTAACCGACGTAGAAGTGCTGGACTTGAGCTTCAATTCCCTCGCAGGCCATCTTCCTAGCTCGCTGTCATGCCTTTCTGAGGTTGAGGTCCTCAACATCGCTCACAACCAGCTCTCGGGGGAGTTACCGGAGCTGGTCTGTGATCTGAGGAGCCTGGCAAACCTCActgttgcatacaacttcttttccggGTTCAGCCTGGACTGCGCGAGACTCTTCTTCAGGAACGTGTGGTTTGATTTCTCCGGGAACTGCATTCCTGGGAGCGACATGCAGCGGCCTCCACCGGAGTGCATGGGGATTCCGGGAGGCGGGCTTAGCTGCCTCAGGATACCCTCAACGAGGCCTTTGGCTTGCGCAGGGAGCATGGGGCAGAGGGACGGGATGAACAGGGTCCCCTACACATTTCCTTCACTTCCATAA